From Pan paniscus chromosome 9, NHGRI_mPanPan1-v2.0_pri, whole genome shotgun sequence, the proteins below share one genomic window:
- the LOC112438846 gene encoding olfactory receptor 5AL1 produces the protein MCALKGFLEENFYTYSVAKGNHSTVYEFILLGLTDNAELQVTLFGIFLVVYLASFMGNFGLIMQISPQLHTPMYFFLSHLAFVDFSFTSSVAPNTLVNFLCEVKSITFYACAIQVCCFITFVVCELYLLSIMAYDRYVAICNPLLYVILIPRKLCIKLIASTYVYGFTVGLVQTVATFHLSFCDSNVINNFYCDDVPLVALACSDTHVKELMLLIIAGFNTLCSLVIVLISYGFIFFAILRIHSVEGRQKAFSTCASHLTSITIFYGTIIFMYLQPKSSHSQNMNKVASVFNVVVIPTLNPLIYSLRNQEVKNALKRIIEKLCLAVK, from the coding sequence ATGTGTGCTCTAAAGGGTTTTCTGGAAGAAAACTTTTATACCTACTCAGTGGCCAAAGGCAATCATTCAACAGTGTATGAATTTATCCTCTTGGGGCTCACAGATAATGCAGAGCTTCAAGTCACTCTCTTTGGTATATTCCTTGTAGTATACTTAGCTAGCTTTATGGGTAATTTCGGTTTGATTATGCAAATCAGTCCTCAGCTTCATACACCCATGTATTTTTTCCTCAGCCATCTggcttttgttgatttttcttttacttcatcTGTCGCCCCAAATACCTTGGTAAATTTTCTGTGTGAAGTTAAAAGTATAACATTTTATGCATGTGCCATTCAGGTATGCTGCTTCATCACATTTGTAGTTTGTGAATTATATTTGCTCTCAATCATGGCATATGATCGGTATGTTGCCATCTGTAACCCTTTACTTTATGTCATTCTCATTCCTAGAAAACTCTGTATTAAACTGATTGCTAGCACGTATGTGTATGGATTCACTGTGGGACTTGTACAGACAGTGGCGACATTCCACTTGTCTTTTTGTGATTCCAACGTGATCAACAACTTCTATTGTGATGATGTTCCATTAGTGGCTCTGGCCTGTTCTGACACTCATGTCAAAGAGCTGATGTTGTTAATCATTGCTGGGTTCAATACTCTCTGCTCTCTAGTAATTGTGCTGATTTCttatggtttcattttctttgccATCCTGAGGATACATTCTGTTGAAGGGAGACAGAAAGCATTTTCTACCTGTGCTTCCCACCTGACCTCCATCACAATATTTTATGGAACAATCATTTTTATGTACCTGCAGCCCAAGTCAAGCCATTCCCAGaatatgaataaagttgcttCTGTGTTTAATGTGGTAGTGATTCCTACATTAAACCCACTGATCTATAGCTTAAGAAATCAGGAGGTAAAAAATGCACTAAAGAGAATTATAGAAAAGTTATGTTTGGCTGTCAAATAA